In a genomic window of Gloeocapsopsis dulcis:
- a CDS encoding GNAT family N-acetyltransferase → MTSMPPQNQSLVIRPVQYRDLEGVERLSAESFEVDQSSPAETLGRSHLSLLRRWFGLIKCLSIFPNPLQYRFCIYVAEQYRQVQGMIQVTPFNRTRSTWKVQQVAVDPKAGTQGIGSQLLRYCFEAIGEARTWLLEVNINNKDALALYRQNGFQTLAQLTYWKIEPSLLQELAAREPDLPNLLPVSNADAQLLYQLDTASMPPLVRQVFDREIHDFKTSLLGALIEGLRQWKSKTEVVSGYVFEPQRKAAIGYFQLRMCRNEKPHVATLTVHPAYTWLYPELLSQLARIVQDLPPQSLQLASADYQPEREEYLEQIGAERVEHTLMMSRSVWHKIRESKFASLEGLQWPEVLQGLQPARKPVPGGMSWIPQISARSKLHMNSPYHFANKVSSSPETTHQNNSGEEHSLQQQHLDDEGETKNTNV, encoded by the coding sequence ATGACTTCCATGCCTCCCCAAAACCAAAGCCTAGTTATTAGACCAGTTCAATACCGAGACCTTGAGGGCGTTGAACGGCTTAGTGCTGAGTCATTCGAGGTGGATCAATCAAGTCCTGCCGAAACTCTAGGGCGATCGCATTTAAGCCTACTGCGCCGCTGGTTTGGACTAATTAAGTGTTTGAGCATCTTTCCCAATCCGCTACAGTACCGTTTCTGCATTTACGTCGCTGAGCAATACCGCCAAGTTCAAGGGATGATTCAAGTCACCCCTTTTAATCGTACCCGCAGTACTTGGAAAGTTCAGCAAGTTGCAGTAGACCCCAAAGCGGGTACCCAAGGAATCGGTTCGCAACTCTTGCGCTACTGTTTTGAAGCGATCGGTGAAGCTCGTACATGGCTATTAGAAGTCAATATTAACAACAAAGATGCCTTGGCTCTCTACCGTCAAAATGGTTTTCAAACCCTGGCACAGCTAACTTATTGGAAAATTGAGCCGAGCTTATTACAAGAATTAGCTGCTAGAGAACCAGACTTACCAAACTTGCTGCCTGTCAGCAATGCCGATGCTCAGTTGCTCTATCAGTTAGATACTGCCTCGATGCCGCCTCTCGTCCGCCAAGTCTTCGATCGCGAGATTCATGATTTTAAGACGAGTCTTCTAGGTGCACTAATTGAAGGACTAAGACAATGGAAGAGTAAAACTGAAGTCGTCAGCGGCTATGTCTTTGAACCGCAGCGCAAAGCAGCAATCGGTTACTTTCAACTAAGAATGTGCCGGAACGAAAAACCACATGTTGCTACTTTAACGGTACACCCTGCGTATACCTGGCTTTATCCTGAGCTACTCTCTCAACTTGCACGAATCGTTCAAGATCTACCACCCCAATCCTTACAACTCGCTTCTGCCGATTACCAACCAGAACGAGAGGAATACTTAGAGCAAATAGGTGCTGAGCGTGTAGAGCATACACTTATGATGTCGCGTTCAGTTTGGCATAAAATCCGCGAGTCTAAGTTTGCATCTTTAGAAGGCTTACAGTGGCCTGAAGTACTTCAAGGTTTGCAACCAGCACGTAAACCTGTACCAGGTGGCATGTCTTGGATACCACAAATATCTGCACGCTCAAAGCTACACATGAACTCGCCATACCACTTTGCTAATAAAGTAAGCTCTTCACCAGAAACAACACATCAAAATAATAGCGGTGAAGAACATTCCTTGCAGCAACAGCACTTAGACGACGAAGGAGAAACAAAGAACACCAATGTCTAA
- a CDS encoding MgPME-cyclase complex family protein, with product MQTYYYVLASQRFLVEEEPLDEVLRERTRNYHEQEKEIDFWLVTQPAFLEAPEMAKTKAECPQPTAAVISTNSQFITWLKLRLEHVITGQFQAPSETIPDPLASLASVSS from the coding sequence ATGCAAACCTACTATTACGTTCTGGCAAGCCAACGCTTTCTCGTAGAAGAAGAACCATTGGATGAGGTTCTCAGAGAACGCACGCGCAATTATCACGAACAGGAAAAAGAAATTGATTTCTGGTTAGTCACGCAACCAGCCTTTTTAGAAGCACCCGAAATGGCAAAGACGAAAGCTGAATGTCCTCAACCGACTGCGGCGGTGATTTCTACCAATTCTCAATTTATTACCTGGCTGAAATTACGCTTAGAGCACGTAATTACAGGACAATTTCAAGCACCTTCAGAAACAATTCCCGATCCTTTGGCTTCACTGGCGTCAGTGTCATCATGA
- a CDS encoding divergent PAP2 family protein has product MQDFGDILDNSVMLVAVIACLIAQASKLIVELIKNRKFDMRVLVTTGGMPSAHSALVTALATGIGQTSGWASSEFAIATIFAIIVMYDAAGVRQAAGKQARILNQMIDELFHEHKEFNEDRLKELLGHTPFQVIVGSVLGVTISWLASPAY; this is encoded by the coding sequence ATGCAGGACTTTGGCGACATTCTAGACAACAGTGTAATGCTGGTTGCTGTAATAGCTTGTCTCATCGCTCAAGCATCAAAGCTCATAGTAGAGTTAATTAAAAATCGCAAATTCGATATGCGCGTTCTCGTTACAACTGGTGGAATGCCCAGTGCACATTCAGCACTAGTTACAGCCTTAGCCACAGGTATTGGTCAAACTTCTGGGTGGGCAAGTAGTGAGTTTGCGATCGCTACCATTTTTGCCATCATCGTGATGTACGATGCTGCTGGAGTCCGCCAAGCTGCGGGTAAACAGGCACGCATTCTTAATCAAATGATTGACGAACTATTCCACGAACACAAAGAGTTTAATGAAGACCGACTAAAAGAGTTACTTGGACATACACCATTTCAAGTTATTGTCGGTTCAGTCCTCGGTGTGACAATTTCTTGGTTAGCAAGTCCAGCGTATTAG
- the crtE gene encoding geranylgeranyl diphosphate synthase CrtE translates to MVVTDNLQTPQEKVPFDLPAYLQQRQSQVEAALDRTLPVTYPEKIYEAMRYSLLAGGKRLRPILCLATCELTGGTTEMAMPTACAVEMIHTMSLIHDDLPAMDDDDYRRGRLTNHKVYGEDIAILAGDGLLAYAFEHVAANTENVPAQQVLQVISRLGRAVGAAGLVGGQVVDLESEGKADVSIDTLNFIHNHKTAALLEACVVCGAMLAGAPEADLQRLTRYAQNIGLAFQIVDDILDITATQEELGKTAGKDLQAQKATYPSIWGLEESQRQAQQLIQAAIAELDSFGEKALPLQAIAKFITSRTH, encoded by the coding sequence ATGGTAGTAACGGATAACCTACAAACGCCTCAAGAAAAAGTGCCATTTGACCTACCAGCCTATTTACAACAGCGACAATCTCAAGTTGAAGCAGCGCTTGATCGTACCCTTCCAGTAACTTATCCAGAGAAGATTTATGAGGCAATGCGCTACTCATTGTTAGCTGGAGGTAAACGGCTACGTCCAATTCTGTGTCTTGCAACCTGCGAACTTACTGGAGGTACGACAGAAATGGCAATGCCAACAGCTTGTGCTGTGGAGATGATTCATACTATGTCATTAATTCACGACGATCTCCCAGCCATGGATGATGATGATTATCGACGCGGGAGGTTGACAAATCACAAAGTTTATGGAGAAGATATTGCAATTCTGGCAGGGGATGGCTTGTTAGCGTATGCGTTTGAGCATGTTGCAGCTAATACAGAAAATGTGCCAGCACAGCAAGTTTTACAAGTTATTAGTCGCTTAGGACGTGCCGTTGGTGCTGCGGGTTTAGTTGGCGGTCAGGTTGTCGATCTAGAATCAGAAGGAAAAGCTGATGTCTCAATTGACACGCTAAACTTTATTCATAATCACAAAACTGCGGCTTTATTAGAAGCTTGTGTTGTTTGTGGAGCAATGTTAGCGGGTGCGCCAGAAGCAGATTTGCAACGGTTAACGCGCTATGCACAAAACATTGGGTTAGCATTCCAGATTGTTGATGATATTCTGGATATTACTGCGACTCAAGAAGAACTCGGTAAAACTGCTGGTAAAGATTTACAAGCACAAAAAGCAACTTATCCGAGTATTTGGGGCTTGGAAGAATCTCAGCGTCAAGCACAACAACTGATTCAAGCAGCAATTGCGGAACTTGATTCTTTTGGAGAAAAAGCGCTTCCGCTACAAGCGATCGCTAAATTCATTACTAGCCGCACCCACTAA
- the ruvX gene encoding Holliday junction resolvase RuvX produces the protein MSKANQRQVTDTHEKTDSVVVSPQPKKQSFISALGLDIGRRRIGVAGCDGTGLIASGLTTIERKSFELDLAQLKHLAQERRVQVLVVGLPYSMDGSLGKQAQEIQKLAKRYAQALQLSLEYTDERLTSFQAEQLLQAQNISPSRNKGLIDRKAAALILQQWLDKRRTSLTTERKLEEKLSF, from the coding sequence ATGTCTAAAGCTAACCAGCGACAAGTCACTGACACTCATGAAAAGACTGATAGTGTCGTGGTAAGTCCGCAACCAAAAAAGCAATCTTTTATTTCAGCTTTAGGCTTAGATATTGGTCGTAGGCGAATTGGTGTTGCTGGATGCGATGGCACAGGTTTGATTGCCTCTGGATTAACAACGATTGAGCGCAAATCTTTTGAGTTGGACTTAGCACAACTCAAGCACCTTGCCCAAGAGCGTCGCGTTCAAGTATTAGTTGTCGGTTTACCCTATTCTATGGATGGCTCTTTGGGTAAACAAGCTCAAGAAATTCAAAAACTAGCGAAAAGGTACGCCCAAGCTTTACAGTTGTCGTTGGAATATACAGACGAACGGCTCACTTCATTTCAAGCTGAGCAACTATTGCAGGCACAAAATATTTCGCCATCCCGTAATAAAGGACTGATTGATCGCAAAGCAGCAGCTTTGATACTACAACAATGGTTAGACAAACGCCGCACTTCTTTAACAACAGAGAGAAAGTTGGAGGAGAAATTGTCTTTTTAA
- a CDS encoding DMT family transporter: MTAVVWGGTFIAGRLVVQSLEPFSAAFCRFAISSICLLLLTLRREGQLPRLQQNQLLQVVLLGMTGIFAYNAFFFLGLKTIAASRAALIVALNPTFIALGSVLFFKDKLTTLKTIGIITSLLGAALAISRGNLLDILTNNLSLGDLFLLGCVFSWVAYTLIGKIAMQQLSPLVATTYACLIGTVALFIPAVMEGFLQGFSQINLITWLVILYLGFLSSALGFIWYSEGVRAIGPAKAAIFINLVPVSAILLAALLLQEEITLSLVLGGVLVVTGVFFTNKA, from the coding sequence TTGACTGCAGTAGTTTGGGGCGGCACATTTATTGCAGGTAGGCTAGTTGTACAAAGTTTAGAACCTTTCTCGGCGGCATTTTGTCGTTTTGCTATTTCCTCAATTTGTCTGCTGCTACTCACATTAAGAAGGGAAGGACAGCTACCTAGACTTCAACAAAATCAACTTCTGCAAGTCGTTCTACTAGGTATGACAGGGATTTTTGCGTATAATGCATTCTTTTTCCTTGGTTTAAAAACTATTGCTGCTAGTCGTGCGGCCTTGATTGTTGCCTTAAATCCTACCTTTATTGCGCTTGGTTCTGTTTTATTCTTTAAGGATAAACTTACTACTTTAAAGACAATAGGAATTATTACTTCTCTGTTAGGAGCAGCTCTAGCAATTAGTAGAGGAAATTTACTAGATATTTTAACGAATAATTTAAGTTTAGGAGATTTATTTCTTTTGGGTTGTGTTTTTAGCTGGGTTGCTTATACGCTAATTGGTAAAATTGCGATGCAACAACTTTCTCCTTTAGTTGCAACAACTTATGCTTGTCTTATTGGTACAGTTGCCTTATTTATTCCGGCTGTAATGGAGGGATTTTTACAAGGATTTAGTCAGATTAATTTGATAACTTGGTTAGTTATTTTGTATTTAGGGTTTTTAAGTTCTGCGCTTGGCTTTATTTGGTATTCTGAAGGAGTGAGAGCAATTGGGCCTGCCAAAGCCGCAATTTTTATTAATTTAGTACCAGTATCAGCGATTTTGTTAGCAGCACTTTTGTTGCAAGAGGAAATTACTTTGAGTCTTGTATTAGGAGGCGTTTTAGTCGTGACAGGTGTATTTTTTACGAATAAGGCTTAA
- a CDS encoding pyridoxine 5'-phosphate synthase, with the protein MPTLGVNIDHIATIRQARRTVEPDPVAAAVLAELGGADGITVHLREDRRHIQDRDVRLLRQTVRTHLNLEMAATDEMVAIALDIQPDYVTLVPEKREEVTTEGGLDIVSQLDRMNEVVDKLQSADIPVSLFIDAENAQIEASVKTKAKFIELHTGRYAEAHNEASRQNELKILSQGAKQALASGLRVNAGHGLTYWNVYPVAGIPGMEELNIGHTIVSRAALVGLERAVREMKQAIHGEL; encoded by the coding sequence TTGCCTACACTGGGAGTCAATATCGATCACATTGCAACAATTAGACAAGCACGACGCACCGTAGAACCCGATCCTGTTGCAGCAGCAGTACTTGCCGAATTGGGGGGTGCTGATGGCATTACTGTGCATTTACGCGAAGATAGACGCCATATTCAAGACAGAGATGTTCGCTTGTTGCGGCAAACTGTACGAACGCACTTAAATTTAGAAATGGCAGCTACTGATGAAATGGTGGCGATCGCACTTGATATTCAACCTGACTATGTGACTCTTGTTCCCGAAAAGCGCGAGGAAGTCACAACCGAAGGCGGATTAGATATCGTTAGTCAACTCGACCGCATGAACGAGGTTGTAGACAAGTTACAATCTGCTGATATTCCTGTTAGTTTGTTTATTGATGCTGAAAATGCACAAATCGAAGCATCTGTCAAGACTAAAGCTAAATTTATTGAGTTGCATACTGGGCGTTATGCGGAAGCCCATAACGAAGCGAGTAGACAAAACGAACTTAAAATCCTTTCTCAAGGTGCCAAACAAGCGCTCGCGTCTGGTTTACGTGTCAACGCAGGACATGGATTGACGTATTGGAATGTCTACCCCGTGGCTGGCATTCCAGGTATGGAAGAACTCAATATTGGTCATACAATCGTTAGTCGAGCAGCTTTAGTGGGTTTAGAGCGTGCTGTGCGTGAGATGAAACAAGCTATTCATGGAGAGTTATAA
- a CDS encoding DUF3727 domain-containing protein codes for MFPSEFSEDNEQSHASSVTLTDDAGRELNCYVERSLYVDNQEYLLLIPVDSAVEIFAWQGDGDDEEAVPVEDEETIERIFGTAEAVLAEQNLVLKHTAFALTVAGELPPVEETELFTLEIEEDGTELEPEQLQLLASFYHEDQEYAVYTPLDPLLFFAKANGSGKPELLSPEEFRKVQPQLEEQLFDEME; via the coding sequence ATGTTTCCATCCGAATTTTCTGAAGATAATGAGCAATCCCATGCTAGCTCCGTCACACTGACGGATGATGCAGGGCGTGAGTTGAATTGTTATGTAGAGCGATCGCTTTATGTAGACAATCAAGAATATTTATTACTGATTCCTGTAGATTCCGCAGTAGAAATTTTTGCTTGGCAGGGTGATGGCGACGACGAAGAAGCTGTTCCTGTTGAAGATGAAGAAACTATTGAGAGAATCTTTGGTACAGCAGAAGCTGTCCTTGCTGAGCAGAATTTAGTGCTGAAGCACACAGCTTTTGCCTTGACAGTTGCTGGCGAGTTACCGCCTGTCGAAGAAACTGAGCTATTTACGCTGGAAATCGAAGAAGATGGAACAGAGTTAGAGCCAGAACAATTGCAGTTATTGGCAAGCTTCTACCACGAAGATCAAGAGTACGCGGTATATACTCCTCTAGATCCTTTGCTATTCTTCGCAAAAGCAAATGGTTCTGGTAAACCAGAGTTGCTTTCTCCAGAAGAATTTCGTAAAGTACAACCACAGTTAGAAGAACAGCTATTCGACGAAATGGAATAG
- a CDS encoding NUDIX hydrolase, protein MNDQKIHVAIAILYCQNQFLMQLRDNIPGILYPGHWGLFGGHIERGEVPEVAVIRELQEEISYTPPVILNFGCYNDSKVVRHVYHAPLTVELDRLVLNEGWDMGLLTPQQILHGECYSAKAGEYKPLGTPHQKILLDFLKLKPYS, encoded by the coding sequence ATGAACGATCAAAAGATTCATGTTGCGATCGCTATTCTCTATTGTCAAAATCAATTTCTCATGCAGTTACGCGATAATATTCCTGGAATCCTTTATCCAGGCCACTGGGGTTTGTTTGGCGGACACATTGAACGTGGAGAAGTCCCCGAAGTTGCAGTCATACGAGAACTCCAAGAGGAAATCAGCTATACTCCACCAGTGATATTAAACTTCGGCTGCTATAACGATTCAAAAGTTGTACGTCACGTCTATCACGCACCATTAACTGTAGAACTCGATCGACTTGTTCTCAATGAGGGATGGGATATGGGTTTATTAACACCTCAACAAATTTTACACGGTGAATGTTATTCTGCAAAAGCTGGCGAATACAAACCGTTAGGGACTCCTCATCAAAAAATTTTGCTAGACTTCCTTAAGCTTAAGCCTTATTCGTAA
- the folD gene encoding bifunctional methylenetetrahydrofolate dehydrogenase/methenyltetrahydrofolate cyclohydrolase FolD, with protein MVMKQAQLLNGKALAQRLQSELKAQIQKSQFNRLPGLAVLMVGDNPASAAYVRNKERACANVGIASFGQHFQVEVTQSELEQTIHRLNQDERVDGILVQLPLPEHLDGVALLHQIDPDKDADGLHPTNLGKLVRGEQGLRSCTPAGVMRLLQEYQIPLKGKQAVVVGRSILVGKPLALMLLEADATVTIAHSRSQDLGAITRSADILVGAVGRPGLIAADMVKPGAVVVDVGINRVIEASGSSRLVGDVDFDTVQNVAEYITPVPGGIGPMTVAMLLQNTVTSYLQRHQ; from the coding sequence ATGGTTATGAAGCAAGCACAATTATTGAACGGTAAAGCTTTGGCGCAACGTCTGCAAAGCGAACTCAAAGCACAAATTCAAAAATCTCAATTTAATCGTCTGCCTGGCTTAGCGGTATTAATGGTAGGGGACAATCCAGCAAGTGCTGCGTATGTCCGTAATAAGGAACGCGCTTGCGCTAATGTAGGAATCGCTTCATTTGGACAACATTTTCAAGTTGAGGTGACACAGTCAGAACTAGAACAGACAATTCACCGTCTGAATCAAGACGAACGAGTCGATGGCATTTTAGTGCAATTACCTTTGCCAGAACACTTGGATGGAGTTGCGCTGCTACACCAGATCGATCCTGATAAAGATGCGGATGGACTGCATCCCACTAACTTAGGAAAACTCGTGCGCGGAGAACAAGGCTTGCGTAGCTGTACTCCGGCAGGAGTAATGCGGTTGTTGCAAGAATATCAAATTCCTCTAAAAGGTAAACAAGCTGTTGTTGTCGGGCGCAGTATTTTAGTTGGTAAGCCTTTAGCTTTAATGCTACTCGAAGCCGATGCTACAGTGACAATTGCTCATTCGCGATCGCAGGATTTAGGTGCAATTACGCGGTCTGCAGATATTTTAGTCGGTGCTGTCGGTCGTCCAGGACTGATTGCAGCAGATATGGTGAAGCCTGGGGCGGTTGTTGTCGATGTCGGAATTAATCGCGTTATTGAGGCAAGTGGTAGTAGCCGCTTAGTAGGCGATGTAGACTTTGACACGGTACAAAATGTGGCAGAATATATTACTCCAGTTCCTGGTGGAATTGGTCCAATGACTGTGGCGATGTTATTACAGAATACGGTTACAAGTTATCTACAACGCCATCAGTAA
- the mutS gene encoding DNA mismatch repair protein MutS: MLRNADYRKLDITKLSPMYQHFVQVKEQYPNTILLYRCGDFFETFFLDALTVSQELELVLTSKEGGKEIGRVPMTGVPHHALERYCAMLVEKGYAIAICDQVEDAEVAAAQHRQVRREVTRVLTPGTLLDDGMLQARRNNFLAAVVIAGNHWGLAYADISTGEFLTTQESNLEHLTQELMRLQPAEVLVPTNAPDLGSLLRPGETSEHLPSCLPASFCYALRSHTPFTPAEARQRLVQKFRVRSLEGLGCEHLPLAVRAAGGLLQYLEETQKENPIALQTLRTYTLTDYLILDHQSRRNLEITQTIRDGTFHGSLLWALDRTSTAMGGRTLRRWFLQPLIDIKGIRARQDTIQELSEDSSLRHDLRACLRQIYDIERLTGRAGSGSANARDLVALADSLARLPEIARLVETAKSPYLRALQKVPSVLQELGRKLHNHLVESPPILLSEGGLIRPGVDPQLDERRATVEADQQWIANLEIEERAKTEIPTLKVGYNKTFGYYISISRSKADQVPNHYIRKQTLTNEERYITPELKERESRILSARDDLNRLEYEVFAQLRSEVAEHAELIRNISRAVAAADVLCGLAEVAVYQGYCRPEMLQGREITVGDGRHPVVEQSLPAGFFVPNSARLGNAASNQFPDLIILTGPNASGKSCYLRQVGLIQLMAQVGSFVPASSAQLGICDRIFTRVGAVDDLATGQSTFMVEMNETANILNHATSRSLVLLDEIGRGTATFDGLSIAWAVAEYLATEIQARTIFATHYHELNELASILPNVANYQVTVKELPDQIIFLHQVQPGGADKSYGIEAGRLAGLPPVVIQRAKQVMGQIEKHSKIAVGLREGVDVKQALKAN; encoded by the coding sequence ATGCTGCGCAATGCTGACTATCGGAAATTGGATATTACTAAACTTTCACCAATGTACCAACACTTTGTGCAAGTGAAAGAACAGTATCCAAATACAATACTACTTTATCGATGTGGAGATTTTTTTGAAACCTTTTTTCTCGATGCGCTGACGGTTTCGCAAGAATTAGAACTCGTGCTGACGAGTAAAGAAGGAGGAAAAGAAATCGGGCGAGTGCCAATGACAGGAGTACCGCATCATGCCTTAGAGCGTTATTGTGCAATGTTAGTCGAAAAGGGCTATGCGATCGCAATTTGCGACCAAGTTGAAGATGCAGAAGTTGCCGCAGCCCAACATCGTCAAGTGCGTCGAGAAGTCACGCGGGTACTTACTCCAGGAACACTGCTAGATGACGGAATGTTGCAAGCACGGCGCAATAACTTTTTAGCAGCAGTTGTCATTGCAGGCAATCATTGGGGATTAGCTTATGCAGATATTTCTACAGGGGAGTTTTTGACAACGCAAGAAAGTAATTTAGAGCACCTAACGCAAGAATTGATGCGGCTACAACCTGCAGAAGTGTTAGTGCCGACTAATGCGCCAGATTTAGGCAGTTTACTACGTCCTGGAGAAACTTCCGAGCATTTGCCATCTTGTTTGCCAGCTTCATTTTGCTATGCGCTGCGATCGCATACCCCCTTTACCCCAGCAGAAGCGCGACAGCGTTTAGTTCAAAAATTTCGCGTGCGATCGCTTGAGGGCTTAGGTTGCGAACACCTTCCTTTGGCAGTGAGGGCTGCAGGTGGTTTATTACAATATTTGGAAGAAACGCAAAAAGAAAATCCAATTGCGCTCCAAACCTTGCGTACATACACACTTACCGATTACTTAATATTAGATCACCAAAGTCGGCGAAATTTGGAAATAACGCAAACAATCCGCGATGGTACGTTTCATGGTTCGCTACTGTGGGCATTAGATCGCACTAGCACCGCAATGGGTGGACGAACTTTGCGTCGCTGGTTTTTGCAGCCACTTATAGATATTAAGGGAATTCGTGCCCGACAAGATACAATTCAGGAATTAAGCGAAGATAGTTCGCTGCGTCACGATTTACGTGCTTGTTTGCGACAAATTTACGATATAGAAAGATTAACAGGTCGGGCAGGTTCTGGTAGTGCAAATGCTAGAGATCTTGTTGCTTTAGCAGATTCGCTGGCGAGACTGCCTGAAATTGCTCGTCTTGTAGAGACTGCAAAATCACCTTATCTGAGGGCTTTACAAAAAGTCCCCTCTGTGCTCCAAGAATTAGGTAGAAAGCTCCACAACCATCTTGTTGAGTCACCACCGATTTTACTCTCTGAAGGGGGCTTAATTCGCCCTGGCGTTGATCCGCAACTTGATGAAAGACGCGCCACTGTAGAAGCCGATCAGCAGTGGATTGCGAATTTAGAGATAGAGGAGCGAGCCAAGACAGAAATTCCCACATTAAAGGTAGGTTATAACAAAACCTTTGGTTATTACATCAGTATTTCTCGGAGCAAAGCCGATCAGGTTCCCAATCATTACATTCGCAAGCAAACACTCACGAATGAAGAACGCTATATTACTCCTGAGTTGAAAGAACGTGAAAGTCGCATTCTTAGTGCTAGAGATGATTTGAATCGCTTAGAGTATGAAGTTTTTGCGCAATTGCGTAGTGAAGTTGCTGAACACGCTGAATTGATTCGTAATATTTCGCGCGCTGTAGCGGCTGCAGATGTGTTGTGTGGTTTAGCTGAAGTGGCAGTTTATCAAGGCTACTGCCGACCAGAAATGCTGCAAGGGCGGGAAATTACCGTTGGAGACGGGCGTCATCCTGTCGTTGAACAGTCTCTGCCTGCAGGCTTTTTCGTTCCCAATTCTGCGCGTTTAGGTAATGCAGCATCCAACCAATTCCCCGATCTCATTATTCTGACAGGTCCCAATGCTAGTGGCAAAAGTTGTTATTTGCGTCAAGTGGGATTGATACAGCTAATGGCACAGGTGGGTAGTTTTGTCCCAGCGAGTTCTGCGCAATTGGGAATTTGCGATCGCATTTTTACGCGGGTTGGTGCAGTCGATGACTTGGCAACAGGTCAATCAACTTTCATGGTTGAGATGAATGAAACAGCAAATATTCTCAATCATGCTACTTCGCGATCGCTTGTGTTGTTAGATGAAATTGGTAGAGGAACTGCAACATTTGATGGTCTTTCAATTGCGTGGGCAGTAGCTGAATACTTGGCAACTGAGATTCAAGCACGGACAATTTTTGCAACACACTACCACGAGTTGAACGAACTCGCCTCAATTTTGCCGAACGTGGCTAATTATCAAGTCACTGTCAAAGAATTACCCGATCAAATTATCTTTTTACATCAGGTGCAGCCAGGGGGTGCAGATAAATCTTATGGTATTGAGGCAGGACGCTTAGCAGGATTACCACCAGTTGTGATTCAACGCGCTAAGCAAGTGATGGGACAAATTGAAAAGCATAGTAAAATTGCTGTCGGACTACGTGAAGGTGTAGATGTCAAACAAGCTTTAAAGGCGAACTAG
- a CDS encoding metallophosphoesterase family protein, translating into MILFGGDPHGDFSPVIRAVKIYSPQAVVLLGDFDLARSLEEELAAILDKTEVWFIHGNHDADQDCWYDHLFSSKLAHRNLHGRVVEIAGQRVAGLGGVFRAKIWRPPAVPRFPSHHDLLSICGKGERWRGGIPRKHHASIFWQHYTALWNQQADILVTHEAPSCHRYGFKELDDLAEALGVKAVFHGHHHEQYTKTISDGKILVHGVAKAGVSDQAGNVLIPGKSDTYKMRIKS; encoded by the coding sequence ATGATTTTATTCGGTGGAGATCCGCACGGTGATTTTAGCCCCGTGATTCGGGCAGTAAAAATATATTCTCCGCAAGCGGTTGTTTTGCTAGGTGATTTTGACTTAGCGCGATCGCTAGAGGAAGAACTAGCTGCCATTTTGGATAAAACCGAAGTTTGGTTCATTCACGGCAACCATGATGCAGATCAAGACTGTTGGTACGACCACTTGTTTTCATCGAAGCTAGCGCACCGTAATTTACACGGTCGTGTTGTTGAAATTGCTGGTCAGCGAGTTGCTGGATTAGGTGGTGTATTTCGGGCAAAAATCTGGCGTCCTCCCGCTGTACCAAGATTTCCTAGCCATCATGACTTACTATCAATCTGTGGTAAAGGCGAACGCTGGCGAGGTGGTATTCCCCGCAAACATCATGCCAGTATTTTTTGGCAACACTACACAGCCCTATGGAATCAACAAGCAGATATTTTAGTCACTCATGAAGCACCTTCATGCCATCGCTACGGCTTTAAAGAACTTGATGATCTTGCCGAGGCACTAGGAGTAAAAGCCGTTTTTCACGGTCATCATCACGAGCAATATACTAAAACAATTAGTGATGGCAAGATTCTGGTTCATGGAGTCGCGAAAGCTGGTGTCAGCGATCAAGCAGGAAATGTTTTAATACCAGGTAAGTCAGATACATATAAGATGCGCATCAAGAGCTAG